Proteins found in one Cellulomonas palmilytica genomic segment:
- a CDS encoding sugar ABC transporter permease, with protein MSTVHVTSPVMARNAQLRARGRRRRWLTEVSWKYLLAVVVVVYAAFPLVYVLSASLASGGTLTGSTQLFRSVSGENYQALDATRFWDWAGNSLLVATVTAIGSVLMGAAAAYAFSRFRFTGRRTGLTTLLIIQMFPQMLAFVAIFLLLLSLGEIVPVLGLNSKLALIAVYLGGALGSNTLLLYGFFNSVPRELDEAAKIDGASHSQIYWTIILRLVTPILAVVGLLSFITAFGEFILARVILTSESNWTLAVGMYGWVSDQLNANWGLFAAGAVLAALPILVLFLVLQKYIVGGLTAGSVKG; from the coding sequence ATGAGCACCGTCCACGTCACGTCCCCGGTGATGGCGCGCAACGCCCAGCTGCGTGCGCGCGGCCGGCGCCGCCGGTGGCTCACCGAGGTGAGCTGGAAGTACCTGCTCGCGGTGGTCGTCGTGGTGTACGCGGCGTTCCCGCTGGTGTACGTGCTGTCCGCGTCGCTCGCCTCGGGCGGGACGCTCACGGGCTCGACCCAGCTGTTCCGGTCGGTCTCGGGGGAGAACTACCAGGCCCTCGACGCGACGCGGTTCTGGGACTGGGCCGGCAACAGCCTGCTCGTCGCCACGGTCACCGCGATCGGGTCGGTGCTCATGGGTGCCGCGGCCGCGTACGCGTTCTCGCGGTTCCGGTTCACCGGGCGCCGCACCGGGCTGACCACGCTGCTCATCATCCAGATGTTCCCGCAGATGCTCGCGTTCGTCGCGATCTTCCTGCTGCTGCTGTCGCTCGGCGAGATCGTCCCGGTGCTCGGCCTCAACAGCAAGCTCGCCCTGATCGCGGTGTACCTGGGCGGCGCGCTCGGCTCGAACACGCTGCTGCTGTACGGCTTCTTCAACAGCGTGCCGCGCGAGCTCGACGAGGCAGCCAAGATCGACGGCGCGTCGCACTCGCAGATCTACTGGACGATCATCCTGCGCCTCGTGACCCCGATCCTCGCGGTCGTCGGCCTGCTGTCGTTCATCACCGCGTTCGGCGAGTTCATCCTGGCCCGCGTCATCCTCACCTCCGAGAGCAACTGGACGCTCGCGGTGGGGATGTACGGGTGGGTGTCCGACCAGCTCAACGCCAACTGGGGCCTGTTCGCGGCGGGTGCCGTGCTCGCGGCGCTCCCGATCCTCGTGCTCTTCCTCGTCCTGCAGAAGTACATCGTCGGCGGCCTGACCGCCGGCTCCGTGAAGGGCTGA
- a CDS encoding glycosyl hydrolase 53 family protein: MSAPLNARSRRWAAFAAAGSLLVLSPPLVAAAADGPVPAGVVVEPVAGLPADFATGVDVSSVLSLEESGVVFRDASGQPADIFTTLAAAGVTDVRVRVWNDPYDAQGHGYGGGTVDVERAVEIGERATAAGMGVLVDFHYSDFWADPGKQSAPKAWEGFTVEQKADAIEDFTAASLQQFEDAGVDVRMVQVGNETTNGMSGVWLADNDWDWGEVAQLFDAGSSAVREVLPDALVALHFTNPEKAGSYAWIADELAEHEVDYDVFASSYYPFWHGTLANLTDVLSGIATEHGKQVMVAETSWAYTLEDGDGHANTVRPGQNDANPRYPFSPQGQATAFRDVVAAVHAVGDAGIGVYYWEPAWLPVGTPTQDNASLWERDGSGWASSFAGEYEDDAAQWHGGSAVDNQALFDFDGVPLASLGVFDYVRTGSTAPRAASSVETATVTVDQGDELALPATVRVHYNDGDSADVAVTWSDSADWISVPGRYTVSGVTADGDAATASVTVVAVSSGVNFVANPSFETWGWPEWALTDSGTDVKIEWKDSGDPYDGFYAVNLWSGADHAGSVTQEVTGLAPGTYVLSATTQGDGEATDDTFELVATTAEGTVSAPFSLDGWKVWNTPSVEVEVGEPGTVTVGARWDLQGGAWAWLDAFSLTAKVEPSDTAELVAALDEAGDVLRARHTPATVAALDRAVEIGRVVLAGGDLAPQDDVDEAAALVRDAIAALVVSPDAQPTVTATLTSASVPLGTRGEVTVRVAAGTTPRPTGDVTVTVGGSTVTGTIRPGHDGEITLALPALAVGTHPVTVAYGGDVRVVPGTASAGSLKVVKLTPVVTGTLRAKTITAGQQPTVDVVVDAGSVTATGQVRVSIGSYSKSVTLTAASKGKASVTAPRLAVGSHAVKVQYLGDAKVSARTVSAGTLKVTKVTPKVALSLASSTVKKGAPIVLTVKVTSAGVKPTGTVRVTIDGKSRVVSLPSNGSGVVTVTLAGRAAGSYAIEARYAGTDKIAAATGKVTVRVR, translated from the coding sequence GTGTCTGCACCGCTGAATGCACGATCTCGCCGGTGGGCCGCGTTCGCGGCCGCCGGCTCGCTCCTGGTCCTGTCCCCGCCGCTCGTCGCGGCCGCCGCCGACGGCCCGGTCCCCGCCGGCGTCGTCGTCGAGCCGGTTGCCGGCCTGCCCGCCGACTTCGCGACCGGGGTCGACGTCTCGTCGGTCCTGTCGCTCGAGGAGAGCGGCGTGGTGTTCCGTGACGCGTCCGGGCAGCCCGCCGACATCTTCACGACGCTCGCCGCCGCGGGCGTGACGGACGTGCGCGTGCGCGTCTGGAACGACCCGTACGACGCGCAGGGCCACGGCTACGGCGGCGGCACGGTCGACGTCGAGCGCGCGGTCGAGATCGGTGAGCGGGCGACCGCCGCCGGCATGGGCGTGCTCGTCGACTTCCACTACTCCGACTTCTGGGCGGACCCCGGCAAGCAGTCCGCGCCGAAGGCCTGGGAAGGCTTCACCGTCGAGCAGAAGGCCGACGCGATCGAGGACTTCACGGCCGCGAGCCTGCAGCAGTTCGAGGACGCGGGCGTCGACGTGCGCATGGTCCAGGTCGGCAACGAGACCACCAACGGCATGTCCGGCGTCTGGCTCGCGGACAACGACTGGGACTGGGGCGAGGTCGCGCAGCTGTTCGACGCGGGCAGCAGCGCCGTGCGCGAGGTGCTGCCCGACGCGCTCGTCGCGCTGCACTTCACGAACCCCGAGAAGGCCGGCTCGTACGCGTGGATCGCGGACGAGCTCGCCGAGCACGAGGTGGACTACGACGTGTTCGCGTCGTCGTACTACCCGTTCTGGCACGGCACGCTCGCGAACCTGACGGACGTCCTGTCCGGCATCGCGACGGAGCACGGCAAGCAGGTCATGGTCGCCGAGACGTCCTGGGCGTACACGCTCGAGGACGGTGACGGGCACGCGAACACCGTGCGCCCGGGCCAGAACGACGCGAACCCGCGCTACCCGTTCAGCCCGCAGGGCCAGGCGACCGCGTTCCGCGACGTGGTCGCGGCGGTCCACGCGGTCGGCGACGCGGGCATCGGCGTCTACTACTGGGAGCCGGCGTGGCTGCCGGTCGGCACCCCCACGCAGGACAACGCGTCGCTGTGGGAGCGGGACGGCTCCGGTTGGGCGTCGAGCTTCGCGGGGGAGTACGAGGACGACGCCGCGCAGTGGCACGGCGGCTCCGCGGTCGACAACCAGGCGCTGTTCGACTTCGACGGTGTCCCGCTCGCGTCGCTCGGCGTGTTCGACTACGTGCGCACCGGCTCGACCGCCCCGCGTGCGGCGTCGTCCGTCGAGACCGCGACGGTCACCGTCGACCAGGGCGACGAGCTCGCGCTGCCGGCGACGGTGCGCGTGCACTACAACGACGGTGACAGCGCGGACGTCGCGGTCACGTGGAGCGACTCGGCCGACTGGATCAGCGTCCCCGGCCGCTACACGGTCTCGGGCGTGACCGCCGACGGCGACGCGGCGACCGCGTCCGTGACGGTCGTGGCCGTCTCGTCGGGCGTCAACTTCGTCGCGAACCCGAGCTTCGAGACGTGGGGCTGGCCCGAGTGGGCGCTCACCGACTCCGGCACGGACGTCAAGATCGAGTGGAAGGACTCCGGCGACCCGTACGACGGCTTCTACGCCGTCAACCTGTGGTCCGGTGCGGACCACGCCGGGTCCGTCACGCAGGAGGTCACGGGCCTCGCGCCGGGCACGTACGTGCTGTCGGCGACGACCCAGGGCGACGGCGAGGCCACCGACGACACGTTCGAGCTGGTCGCGACGACCGCCGAGGGCACGGTGTCCGCGCCGTTCTCGCTCGACGGCTGGAAGGTCTGGAACACCCCGTCGGTCGAGGTCGAGGTCGGCGAGCCCGGCACGGTCACGGTCGGCGCTCGGTGGGACCTGCAGGGCGGCGCATGGGCGTGGCTCGACGCGTTCTCCCTCACGGCGAAGGTCGAGCCGTCCGACACGGCCGAGCTGGTCGCCGCGCTCGACGAGGCGGGCGACGTGCTGCGCGCCCGCCACACGCCGGCGACGGTCGCGGCGCTGGACCGCGCGGTCGAGATCGGCCGGGTCGTCCTCGCCGGAGGTGACCTCGCCCCCCAGGACGACGTCGACGAGGCCGCCGCGCTGGTGCGCGACGCGATCGCCGCGCTCGTCGTCTCGCCGGACGCGCAGCCGACGGTCACGGCGACGCTCACGTCGGCGTCCGTCCCGCTGGGCACGCGCGGCGAGGTCACCGTGCGCGTCGCGGCGGGCACGACGCCGCGCCCGACGGGCGACGTGACGGTCACGGTCGGCGGCAGCACGGTCACCGGCACCATCCGGCCCGGGCACGACGGCGAGATCACCCTGGCGCTGCCCGCGCTCGCGGTCGGCACCCACCCGGTGACGGTCGCCTACGGCGGCGACGTGCGCGTGGTGCCGGGCACGGCGTCCGCGGGGTCGCTCAAGGTCGTCAAGCTCACCCCGGTCGTCACCGGCACGCTCCGTGCGAAGACGATCACGGCGGGCCAGCAGCCGACGGTCGACGTCGTCGTCGACGCCGGCTCGGTGACGGCCACGGGCCAGGTCCGGGTCTCGATCGGCAGCTACAGCAAGAGCGTCACGCTCACGGCGGCGAGCAAGGGCAAGGCGTCGGTCACGGCGCCGCGCCTCGCCGTCGGGTCCCACGCGGTCAAGGTCCAGTACCTGGGCGACGCCAAGGTGTCCGCGCGGACGGTCTCGGCCGGCACGCTCAAGGTCACGAAGGTGACGCCGAAGGTCGCGCTCTCGCTCGCGAGCAGCACGGTGAAGAAGGGCGCCCCGATCGTGCTGACCGTCAAGGTCACGTCGGCGGGCGTCAAGCCCACCGGCACGGTGCGCGTGACGATCGACGGGAAGTCGCGTGTCGTGTCCCTGCCGTCGAACGGCTCGGGCGTCGTCACGGTCACGCTCGCGGGCCGCGCCGCCGGCTCGTACGCGATCGAGGCGCGCTACGCGGGCACCGACAAGATCGCCGCCGCGACCGGGAAGGTGACGGTCCGCGTGCGATGA
- the glgB gene encoding 1,4-alpha-glucan branching protein GlgB, with translation MSATAPTPVPAAPDTLHAVANGTWYDPHGVLGPHPGGGGVTIRTLRPLAESVVVITGETRVPARHEQDGIWVAVLPVEEVPDYRLEVTYDGTATLVDDPYRFLPTVQELDRHLIREGRHEELWDVLGAHVRTYPSALGEVHGTSFAVWAPNARAVRVVGDFNYWQGAAHAMRSLGDSGVWELFVPGVTAGARYKYEILTPDGSWRQKADPMAQGTEVPPATASVVVESAYTWGDDEWMARRAQTDPHSGPLSVYEVHLGSWRAGLSYRDLAHQLTEYVLETGFTHVELLPVAEHPYAPSWGYQVTGYYAATSRFGHPDDLRYLIDTLHRAGIGVIVDWVPGHFPKDEWALARFDGTPLYEHPDPLLGEHPDWGTYIFNYGRNEVRNFLVANAVFWLTEFHVDALRVDAVASMLYLDYSRQPGQWRPNRHGGRENLEAIAFLQETNATAYRRAPGTMMIAEESTAWPGVTAPTDHNGLGFGLKWNMGWMNDTLRYLKEEPVHRRYHHGEITFSLVYAFSEQYVLPISHDEVVHGKGSVYGRMPGDHWQKCAGVRSLYAYQWTHPGKQLLFMGQEFAQADEWTESHSLDWWALDDPLRAGVHRMLKDLNALYKATPALWQLDHTPDGFEWIDSDDADHNVLAYLRKGHDGTPPVVVVVNFAGAPHEHYRLALPAGGSWREVFNTDAHEYGGSGVGNLGTVEALPDPHHGRPYSALVSLPPYGAILLQPGEH, from the coding sequence ATGAGCGCGACCGCCCCCACCCCGGTCCCCGCCGCCCCCGACACGCTGCACGCGGTCGCGAACGGCACCTGGTACGACCCGCACGGTGTCCTCGGCCCGCACCCGGGCGGCGGCGGTGTCACGATCCGCACGTTGCGCCCCCTCGCGGAGTCGGTCGTCGTCATCACCGGCGAGACGCGCGTGCCCGCGCGGCACGAGCAGGACGGCATCTGGGTCGCGGTCCTGCCGGTCGAGGAGGTGCCGGACTACCGCCTCGAGGTCACGTACGACGGGACCGCGACGCTCGTCGACGACCCGTACCGGTTCCTGCCGACCGTGCAGGAGCTCGACCGGCACCTCATCCGCGAGGGCCGGCACGAGGAGCTGTGGGACGTGCTCGGCGCGCACGTGCGCACGTACCCGAGCGCGCTCGGCGAGGTGCACGGCACGTCGTTCGCGGTCTGGGCGCCCAACGCGCGCGCCGTGCGCGTGGTGGGCGACTTCAACTACTGGCAGGGCGCCGCGCACGCGATGCGCTCGCTCGGCGACTCGGGTGTGTGGGAGCTGTTCGTGCCGGGCGTGACGGCGGGCGCGCGCTACAAGTACGAGATCCTCACGCCCGACGGCTCGTGGCGGCAGAAGGCCGACCCGATGGCGCAGGGCACGGAGGTACCGCCCGCGACGGCGTCGGTCGTCGTCGAGTCCGCCTACACGTGGGGCGACGACGAGTGGATGGCGCGCCGCGCGCAGACCGACCCGCACTCGGGCCCGCTGTCGGTGTACGAGGTGCACCTCGGCTCGTGGCGCGCGGGCCTGTCGTACCGCGACCTCGCGCACCAGCTCACCGAGTACGTGCTCGAGACGGGCTTCACGCACGTCGAGCTCCTGCCCGTGGCCGAGCACCCGTACGCGCCGTCGTGGGGCTACCAGGTCACCGGGTACTACGCCGCGACGTCGCGGTTCGGGCACCCCGACGACCTGCGCTACCTGATCGACACGCTGCACCGCGCGGGCATCGGCGTGATCGTCGACTGGGTCCCCGGCCACTTCCCCAAGGACGAGTGGGCCCTCGCGCGGTTCGACGGCACGCCGCTGTACGAGCACCCGGACCCGCTGCTCGGCGAGCACCCCGACTGGGGGACGTACATCTTCAACTACGGCCGCAACGAGGTGCGCAACTTCCTCGTGGCGAACGCCGTGTTCTGGCTGACCGAGTTCCACGTGGACGCGCTGCGCGTCGACGCGGTCGCGTCGATGCTCTACCTGGACTACTCGCGCCAGCCCGGCCAGTGGCGCCCCAACCGCCACGGGGGCCGCGAGAACCTCGAGGCGATCGCGTTCCTGCAGGAGACGAACGCGACCGCGTACCGCCGCGCACCCGGCACGATGATGATCGCCGAGGAGTCGACCGCGTGGCCGGGCGTGACCGCCCCCACCGACCACAACGGCCTGGGCTTCGGGCTGAAGTGGAACATGGGCTGGATGAACGACACGCTGCGGTACCTCAAGGAGGAGCCGGTCCACCGCCGCTACCACCACGGCGAGATCACGTTCTCGCTGGTGTACGCGTTCTCCGAGCAGTACGTCCTGCCGATCTCGCACGACGAGGTCGTGCACGGCAAGGGGTCGGTGTACGGGCGGATGCCGGGCGACCACTGGCAGAAGTGCGCGGGCGTGCGCTCGCTGTACGCCTACCAGTGGACGCACCCCGGCAAGCAGCTGCTGTTCATGGGCCAGGAGTTCGCGCAGGCCGACGAGTGGACCGAGTCGCACTCGCTGGACTGGTGGGCGCTCGACGACCCGCTGCGCGCGGGCGTGCACCGCATGCTCAAGGACCTCAACGCGCTGTACAAGGCGACGCCCGCGCTGTGGCAGCTCGACCACACGCCCGACGGGTTCGAGTGGATCGACTCGGACGACGCCGACCACAACGTGCTCGCCTACCTCCGCAAGGGTCACGACGGCACGCCGCCGGTGGTCGTCGTCGTGAACTTCGCGGGCGCGCCGCACGAGCACTACCGGCTCGCGCTGCCCGCAGGCGGCAGCTGGCGCGAGGTGTTCAACACCGACGCGCACGAGTACGGCGGCTCGGGCGTCGGGAACCTCGGCACGGTCGAGGCGCTGCCGGACCCGCACCACGGCCGCCCGTACTCGGCGCTCGTGAGCCTGCCGCCGTACGGCGCGATCCTCCTGCAGCCCGGCGAGCACTGA
- a CDS encoding LacI family DNA-binding transcriptional regulator produces the protein MTHTDAVGLVLARPVRLLGIEPFFAELISGIEERLSTEGRSLLLHVVPDHEAEIAAYRRWASGGVDAVVVVNVALVDQRLDVLTELGIPTVVVGGPTRDLPFSNVWIDNARAMRDAVAHLAALGHKRLARVSGPATLAHTQARTDAFVAECERLGVQGVVVEGDYLEESGTRATRSLLGRGTPPSAIVYDNDVMAIAGLHVAGEMGVPVPERLSLLAWDDSALCRLAHPPLSAMSLDVHAMGMQVADCVLNVLADGPVRSYTAPLPRLVSRGSTASAPD, from the coding sequence GTGACGCACACGGACGCCGTGGGGCTCGTGCTGGCGCGACCGGTGCGCCTGCTCGGGATCGAGCCGTTCTTCGCCGAGCTCATCTCGGGCATCGAGGAGCGGTTGTCCACCGAGGGCCGGTCGCTGCTGCTGCACGTCGTGCCGGACCACGAGGCGGAGATCGCCGCGTACCGCCGCTGGGCGTCGGGCGGGGTCGACGCGGTCGTCGTCGTGAACGTCGCGCTCGTCGACCAGCGCCTCGACGTGCTCACCGAGCTCGGCATCCCCACGGTCGTCGTCGGCGGCCCCACGCGCGACCTGCCGTTCTCGAACGTCTGGATCGACAACGCGCGCGCGATGCGCGACGCGGTCGCGCATCTCGCCGCGCTCGGGCACAAGCGCCTCGCGCGCGTGTCCGGCCCGGCGACGCTCGCGCACACGCAGGCGCGCACCGACGCGTTCGTCGCGGAGTGCGAGCGGCTCGGCGTGCAGGGCGTGGTCGTCGAGGGCGACTACCTCGAGGAGTCGGGCACCCGCGCGACGCGCTCGCTGCTCGGCCGCGGCACGCCGCCGTCGGCGATCGTGTACGACAACGACGTGATGGCCATCGCCGGCCTGCACGTCGCCGGCGAGATGGGCGTCCCGGTGCCCGAGCGGCTCTCCCTGCTCGCGTGGGACGACTCGGCGCTGTGCCGCCTCGCGCACCCCCCGCTGTCCGCGATGAGCCTCGACGTGCACGCGATGGGCATGCAGGTCGCCGACTGCGTCCTCAACGTGCTGGCCGACGGCCCGGTGCGCTCCTACACCGCTCCCCTGCCGCGGCTCGTGTCCCGCGGCAGCACCGCGTCCGCCCCGGACTGA
- a CDS encoding glycoside hydrolase family 2 protein — translation MTFTDLADGWLLTATAGTPGDLDPALAAALAAGVPAAVPGTSHTALLDAGLIPDPYLDRNEEALAWMRHVDWRYERPLDEPAAAHDERVDLAFDGIDTVATTSLVVAGDAHVLGRTANQHRSYRFDVRALVGRAGTTLRVDLASALHHAEAEEARLGHRPLAYPQPFNMVRKMACSFGWDWGPDLQTAGLWRPVRVERWRVARLAQVRPVVTLGADGTGRAELHVTVERSGLPGGDAPLTVRAQVAGVVAVASLAPDEDAATLVVEVPDAPVWWPVGHGDQPLVDATVTLAAAGHDDLGRWHRRLGFRDVRVDRSRDEHGTRFTFVVNGRPVFVRGANWIPDDHLLTRITRERLERRVDQALGAHLNLLRVWGGGIYESDDLYDVCDERGVLVWQDFLLACAAYPEESPLLEEIEAEARENVVRLASHASLVLWNGGNENVWGHEDWGWKDELDGRTWGHRYATELFPAVVAELDPSRPYADNSPYSPGFAPDEVHPDDPAHGTHHQWEVWNRVDYTHYRDDVPRFCSEFGFQGPPTWSTLTRAVRDEQGALVVDKEHPTFLAHQKAEDGNGKLDRGLAPHLGVPEDFTDWHWATQLNQARAVAYATTHHRSWWPRTAGSVVWQLNDCWPVTSWAAVDGDERVKPLWWALRHANAPRLLTVQERDGAPVVAVVNDTADAWHGHLAVSRQTFDGDERASARLAVDVPPREVRVVALPDDVARPLDAASEALVVRLDDAAAVHLFAEDVDLDLDPDPLTASATPVPGGYAVTVTAHALARDVTLLVDRLDPDATVDDALVDLPAGTSVTFRVRTGAVLDLDALTSPPVLRSANDVVVPAVRVGGGLGRARR, via the coding sequence ATGACCTTCACCGACCTCGCCGACGGCTGGCTGCTGACCGCCACGGCGGGCACGCCCGGCGACCTCGACCCGGCGCTGGCGGCCGCCCTGGCCGCGGGCGTCCCCGCCGCCGTCCCCGGCACCAGCCACACGGCGCTGCTCGACGCGGGCCTGATCCCGGACCCGTACCTCGACCGGAACGAGGAGGCGCTCGCGTGGATGCGGCACGTCGACTGGCGCTACGAGCGCCCGCTCGACGAGCCCGCGGCCGCGCACGACGAGCGCGTCGACCTCGCGTTCGACGGCATCGACACGGTCGCGACGACCTCGCTCGTCGTCGCGGGCGACGCCCACGTGCTCGGCCGCACCGCCAACCAGCACCGCTCCTACCGGTTCGACGTGCGCGCGCTGGTCGGCCGCGCCGGCACGACGCTGCGGGTCGACCTCGCCTCGGCCCTGCACCACGCCGAGGCCGAGGAGGCCCGCCTGGGGCACCGCCCGCTCGCGTACCCGCAGCCGTTCAACATGGTGCGCAAGATGGCGTGCTCGTTCGGCTGGGACTGGGGACCCGACCTGCAGACCGCGGGGCTGTGGCGCCCGGTGCGCGTCGAGCGGTGGCGCGTCGCGCGGCTCGCGCAGGTGCGCCCCGTCGTCACGCTGGGCGCCGACGGCACGGGCCGCGCGGAGCTGCACGTCACCGTGGAGCGCTCGGGCCTGCCCGGCGGTGACGCCCCGCTCACGGTCCGCGCGCAGGTCGCGGGCGTCGTCGCGGTCGCGTCGCTCGCGCCCGACGAGGACGCGGCGACGCTCGTCGTCGAGGTCCCCGACGCGCCCGTGTGGTGGCCCGTCGGCCACGGCGACCAGCCGCTCGTCGACGCGACCGTGACGCTCGCGGCGGCGGGCCACGACGACCTCGGCCGCTGGCACCGGCGGCTCGGCTTCCGCGACGTGCGCGTCGACCGCAGCCGCGACGAGCACGGCACGCGGTTCACGTTCGTCGTGAACGGCCGACCGGTGTTCGTCCGCGGCGCCAACTGGATCCCCGACGACCACCTGCTCACCCGGATCACCCGCGAGCGCCTCGAGCGTCGCGTCGACCAGGCGCTCGGCGCGCACCTCAACCTGCTGCGGGTGTGGGGCGGCGGCATCTACGAGTCCGACGACCTCTACGACGTGTGCGACGAGCGCGGCGTGCTCGTCTGGCAGGACTTCCTGCTCGCGTGCGCGGCGTACCCGGAGGAGTCCCCGCTGCTCGAGGAGATCGAGGCGGAGGCGCGCGAGAACGTCGTGCGGCTCGCGTCGCACGCGAGCCTCGTGCTGTGGAACGGCGGCAACGAGAACGTGTGGGGCCACGAGGACTGGGGCTGGAAGGACGAGCTCGACGGCCGCACGTGGGGCCACCGGTACGCCACGGAGCTGTTCCCCGCGGTCGTCGCGGAGCTCGACCCGAGCCGCCCGTACGCCGACAACAGCCCGTACTCCCCCGGGTTCGCGCCCGACGAGGTGCACCCCGACGACCCGGCCCACGGCACCCACCACCAGTGGGAGGTGTGGAACCGCGTCGACTACACGCACTACCGCGACGACGTGCCGCGGTTCTGCTCCGAGTTCGGGTTCCAGGGCCCGCCCACGTGGTCGACGCTGACCCGCGCGGTCCGCGACGAGCAGGGCGCGCTCGTCGTCGACAAGGAGCACCCGACGTTTCTGGCGCACCAGAAGGCCGAGGACGGCAACGGCAAGCTCGACCGCGGGCTCGCACCGCACCTCGGCGTGCCCGAGGACTTCACGGACTGGCACTGGGCGACGCAGCTCAACCAGGCGCGCGCGGTCGCGTACGCCACGACGCACCACCGCTCGTGGTGGCCGCGCACCGCCGGGTCGGTCGTGTGGCAGCTCAACGACTGCTGGCCCGTGACGTCGTGGGCAGCGGTGGACGGCGACGAGCGCGTCAAGCCGCTGTGGTGGGCGCTGCGGCACGCGAACGCGCCGCGCCTGCTCACGGTGCAGGAGCGCGACGGTGCGCCCGTGGTCGCGGTCGTCAACGACACCGCGGACGCGTGGCACGGGCACCTGGCGGTGTCGCGGCAGACGTTCGACGGCGACGAGCGTGCGTCCGCGCGGCTCGCGGTGGACGTGCCGCCGCGCGAGGTGCGCGTCGTGGCGCTGCCCGACGACGTCGCGCGACCGCTGGACGCGGCGAGCGAGGCGCTCGTCGTGCGGCTCGACGACGCCGCCGCGGTGCACCTGTTCGCCGAGGACGTCGACCTCGACCTCGACCCGGACCCGCTGACCGCGAGCGCGACCCCCGTCCCCGGCGGGTACGCCGTGACGGTCACGGCGCACGCGCTCGCGCGCGACGTGACGCTGCTCGTCGACCGCCTCGACCCGGACGCGACGGTCGACGACGCGCTCGTCGACCTCCCCGCGGGCACGAGCGTCACGTTCCGCGTGCGCACCGGTGCGGTGCTCGACCTCGACGCCCTGACCTCGCCGCCCGTGCTGCGCAGCGCCAACGACGTCGTGGTCCCGGCCGTCCGGGTAGGAGGCGGTCTGGGGCGTGCCCGCCGCTAG
- a CDS encoding carbohydrate ABC transporter permease — protein sequence MTRTLTAGLASTVKYVSLVVASLVMILPIVLIVMGSFKTNQEFLSTGPFTAPESWTNVSNYVTAFTRGGMARGFVNTVLIFTVAIAGTILIGAATAYALDRFRFVGRRGVLNLFLLATLVPGVTTQVATFQIINWLGLYDSQAALILLFMGTDIISIYIFLQFVRSIPRSLDEAATIDGAGHLRIFFRIILPNLKPAIATVVIIKGIGIYNEFFLPFLYITDPEKRPISTALFAFKGPFGSQWEVISAGVVITIVPILVLFLFLQRFIYNGFTSGATK from the coding sequence ATGACCCGCACCCTGACCGCCGGCCTGGCGAGCACCGTGAAGTACGTGTCCCTGGTGGTCGCGTCGCTCGTGATGATCCTGCCGATCGTGCTCATCGTCATGGGCTCCTTCAAGACCAACCAGGAGTTCCTGTCCACCGGCCCGTTCACGGCACCCGAGAGCTGGACGAACGTCTCCAACTACGTCACGGCGTTCACCCGTGGCGGTATGGCGCGCGGCTTCGTCAACACGGTGCTCATCTTCACGGTGGCCATCGCGGGCACGATCCTCATCGGTGCGGCGACCGCGTACGCGCTCGACCGGTTCCGGTTCGTCGGGCGCCGCGGCGTGCTCAACCTGTTCCTGCTCGCGACGCTCGTCCCGGGCGTCACCACGCAGGTCGCGACGTTCCAGATCATCAACTGGCTGGGTCTCTACGACAGCCAGGCCGCGCTGATCCTGCTGTTCATGGGCACGGACATCATCTCGATCTACATCTTCCTGCAGTTCGTGCGCAGCATCCCGCGCTCGCTCGACGAGGCCGCGACGATCGACGGCGCCGGGCACCTGCGGATCTTCTTCCGGATCATCCTGCCCAACCTCAAGCCCGCGATCGCGACGGTCGTGATCATCAAGGGGATCGGCATCTACAACGAGTTCTTCCTGCCGTTCCTGTACATCACCGACCCGGAGAAGCGGCCCATCTCCACAGCGCTGTTCGCGTTCAAGGGGCCGTTCGGCTCGCAGTGGGAGGTCATCAGCGCGGGCGTCGTCATCACGATCGTGCCGATCCTCGTCCTGTTCCTGTTCCTGCAGCGGTTCATCTACAACGGCTTCACCTCAGGAGCGACCAAGTAG